The following proteins come from a genomic window of Polyangiaceae bacterium:
- a CDS encoding ATP-binding protein encodes MDRESELGRLNRLLQGRTSALSVVYGRRRIGKTRLLVEWARQHEGVYTVADQSTPDIQRRYFASAIGQRLEGFGEVEYPDWTVLLSRLAREARAAKWRGPIVFDELPYLVAASPELPSVLQRWVDHEAKEAQLVVALAGSSQRMMQGLVLSASAPLFGRAKEILPLGPLPAGSIPEVFRVRRASDVIDTFAAWGGVPRYWELASEMQGSVVDQLEALVLDPVGALHREPDRLLLEELPPAIELRPVLDAIGAGAHRVSEIAGRLGRPATSLPRPLDRLLGLGLVAKEIPFGDSERKSKRSLYKIVDPFIRMWFRIVAPHRAALAAGTKATRKLLLERYWPALVSTAWEDLCRSAVPRLGDWGPASRWWSKNDPEWDVVSESRDGKRLLLGEVKWHREPMSRSELRAAASELDRRQPPQLSKSYDEIVRMLFVPETTRRPGENIVVGAEVLNALG; translated from the coding sequence GTGGACCGTGAGTCCGAGCTGGGACGGCTGAATCGCTTGCTTCAGGGCAGAACGAGCGCCCTCTCCGTAGTCTATGGCAGGCGCCGCATTGGCAAGACGCGCCTCTTGGTGGAGTGGGCCCGCCAGCATGAAGGCGTGTACACGGTCGCCGACCAGTCGACGCCGGACATCCAGCGCCGCTACTTCGCGTCCGCAATCGGGCAGCGCCTCGAAGGGTTCGGAGAGGTCGAGTACCCCGACTGGACCGTGCTCCTGAGTCGGCTCGCGCGCGAGGCGCGAGCCGCCAAGTGGCGCGGGCCGATCGTGTTCGACGAGCTTCCCTACCTCGTCGCTGCCTCCCCCGAGCTCCCGAGCGTGCTGCAACGCTGGGTGGATCACGAAGCCAAGGAAGCCCAACTCGTCGTCGCGCTGGCGGGTTCGAGCCAGCGAATGATGCAAGGTTTGGTCCTTTCAGCGAGCGCGCCGCTCTTCGGCCGAGCCAAGGAAATCCTACCGCTCGGTCCGCTACCTGCGGGTTCCATACCCGAGGTGTTTCGCGTCCGCAGGGCCAGTGACGTGATCGACACCTTCGCGGCATGGGGAGGAGTGCCCCGTTACTGGGAGCTCGCGAGTGAAATGCAGGGCTCCGTCGTGGATCAGCTGGAAGCGCTGGTGCTCGATCCCGTCGGCGCACTCCATCGGGAACCCGATCGCCTGCTGCTCGAGGAACTGCCACCTGCGATCGAGCTGCGGCCCGTGTTGGACGCCATCGGCGCAGGCGCTCACCGGGTATCGGAAATTGCGGGCCGGCTGGGGCGTCCGGCCACTTCCCTCCCGAGACCGCTGGATCGATTGCTGGGCCTGGGGCTGGTAGCAAAAGAGATCCCGTTTGGCGACAGCGAGCGCAAGAGCAAGCGCTCCCTGTACAAGATCGTCGATCCGTTCATTCGAATGTGGTTCCGCATCGTGGCCCCGCATCGCGCGGCGCTCGCCGCGGGAACCAAGGCGACCCGCAAGCTGCTGCTCGAGAGATACTGGCCTGCCCTCGTCTCTACGGCTTGGGAAGATCTCTGCCGTTCGGCTGTTCCTCGGCTCGGGGACTGGGGGCCCGCCTCGCGCTGGTGGAGCAAGAACGACCCGGAGTGGGACGTCGTGAGCGAGTCGCGCGATGGCAAGCGGCTACTGTTGGGTGAGGTCAAGTGGCACCGCGAGCCCATGTCGCGCTCGGAGCTGCGCGCTGCAGCGAGCGAGCTCGACCGACGCCAACCACCGCAGCTGTCCAAGAGCTACGATGAGATCGTCCGCATGCTCTTCGTTCCCGAAACCACGCGTCGCCCCGGCGAGAACATCGTGGTGGGGGCTGAAGTGTTGAACGCGCTCGGGTGA